The following proteins are encoded in a genomic region of Pungitius pungitius chromosome 17, fPunPun2.1, whole genome shotgun sequence:
- the anp32e gene encoding acidic leucine-rich nuclear phosphoprotein 32 family member E isoform X1, with product MEDQWANCGHQRRADRSDPGATVTAMDMKKRITLELRNRSPAEIAELVVDNSRSADGEVEGLTEAFTELEFLSMVNVGLSSLAKLPSLPKLHKLELSDNNLSGSLDTLSEKCPNLTYLNLSGNKIKELSNVEALQNLKSLQSLDLFNCDITSLEDYRESVFELLPQVTYLDGFDQEDNEAPDSEADDEDEDAEDGAPPAREEEEEEEEEEDDEDEDGSEGAGLSFQPNRAHQVDDDDDDDDDDDDEEFVEEEEEEQAGLQGDKRKRDVDDEGEEDEDEDE from the exons ATGGAGGATCAGTGGGCGAACTGTGGGCATCAGAGGAGAGCAGACCGCTCTGATCCCGGAGCAACTGTGACCGCCATGGACATGAAGAAGAGGATCACCCTGGAGCTCAGGAACCGCAGCCCGGCGGAG ATAGCAGAGCTGGTGGTGGACAACAGTCGCTCTGCGGACGGAGAGGTGGAGGGTCTGACGGAGGCCTTCACGGAGCTCGAGTTCCTCAGTATGGTCAACGTGGGCCTGAGCTCGCTGGCCAAGCTGCCCTCACTGCCCAAACTACACAAG CTGGAGCTTAGTGACAACAACTTGTCCGGCTCACTGGACACTTTGTCGGAGAAATGTCCGAACCTGACGTACCTGAACCTCAGCGGGAACAAGATCAAAGAGCTGAGCAACGTGGAGGCGCTG CAAAACCTGAAGAGCCTCCAGAGTCTGGACCTCTTCAACTGTGACATCACGTCCCTGGAGGACTACAGGGAGAGCGTGTTCGAGCTGCTGCCTCAGGTCACCTACCTGGACGGCTTCGACCAGGAGGACAACGAGGCGCCCGACAGCGAGGCCGACGACGAAG ACGAGGACGCAGAGGACGGGGCGCCACCCgccagagaagaggaggaggaggaggaggaggaggaagacgacgaggacgaggacggctcggagggggcggggctgagTTTCCAGCCGAACCGGGCCCATCAG gttgacgacgacgacgatgatgatgacgatgatgatgatgaagagtttgtggaggaggaggaag AGGAGCAGGCCGGCCTGCAGGGAgacaagagaaagagagacgtgGACGACGaaggcgaggaggacgaggacgaagaCGAATAG
- the anp32e gene encoding acidic leucine-rich nuclear phosphoprotein 32 family member E isoform X2 — MVSRAAHRGGLQTTRVPPIAELVVDNSRSADGEVEGLTEAFTELEFLSMVNVGLSSLAKLPSLPKLHKLELSDNNLSGSLDTLSEKCPNLTYLNLSGNKIKELSNVEALQNLKSLQSLDLFNCDITSLEDYRESVFELLPQVTYLDGFDQEDNEAPDSEADDEDEDAEDGAPPAREEEEEEEEEEDDEDEDGSEGAGLSFQPNRAHQVDDDDDDDDDDDDEEFVEEEEEEQAGLQGDKRKRDVDDEGEEDEDEDE; from the exons ATGGTGTCGCGCGCGGCTCACCGAGGTGGCTTGCAGACGACTCGCGTTCCCCCT ATAGCAGAGCTGGTGGTGGACAACAGTCGCTCTGCGGACGGAGAGGTGGAGGGTCTGACGGAGGCCTTCACGGAGCTCGAGTTCCTCAGTATGGTCAACGTGGGCCTGAGCTCGCTGGCCAAGCTGCCCTCACTGCCCAAACTACACAAG CTGGAGCTTAGTGACAACAACTTGTCCGGCTCACTGGACACTTTGTCGGAGAAATGTCCGAACCTGACGTACCTGAACCTCAGCGGGAACAAGATCAAAGAGCTGAGCAACGTGGAGGCGCTG CAAAACCTGAAGAGCCTCCAGAGTCTGGACCTCTTCAACTGTGACATCACGTCCCTGGAGGACTACAGGGAGAGCGTGTTCGAGCTGCTGCCTCAGGTCACCTACCTGGACGGCTTCGACCAGGAGGACAACGAGGCGCCCGACAGCGAGGCCGACGACGAAG ACGAGGACGCAGAGGACGGGGCGCCACCCgccagagaagaggaggaggaggaggaggaggaggaagacgacgaggacgaggacggctcggagggggcggggctgagTTTCCAGCCGAACCGGGCCCATCAG gttgacgacgacgacgatgatgatgacgatgatgatgatgaagagtttgtggaggaggaggaag AGGAGCAGGCCGGCCTGCAGGGAgacaagagaaagagagacgtgGACGACGaaggcgaggaggacgaggacgaagaCGAATAG